In Mucilaginibacter sp. KACC 22063, the genomic stretch AATCCATAGTTCTCAAACAAAGCCTTGTAATAGGGGAGGTGGTAGTTCATGCCATAAGATGGCGGGATAAATCCTTCTATCAATAAGCCCCAAAAAGTATCATTTTCGCCGAAATTGATAGGACCATCCATTGCCTTCATCCCATTCTGGTGCAGCCAGTTTTTGGCGGTATCAAAAAGCAGGTTGGCTGCAGCCTGATTTTCAATACATTCAAAAAAGCCCATGCCGCCGGTAGGTTGTTCGTAGGTATAGGCTTTTTTGTCATTGATAAAAGCAGCCACGCGCCCAGTTACATCACCTTTGTCATTAATTAAAATCCACCTGGTGCATTTGCCATGCTGAAAAAAGCTGTTCTTGGCAGGATCAAAAACAGCTTCAATATCATTATCAAGCGGGCAGATCCAATTTTCGTCGTTCGCGTAAATTTTGCGGGCAACATCTAAAAATGCTTTTCGGGCTTGTTTATCCTTAACTTCTTTGATGGTCATTTTTTGGTGGCGGGCGAAAATCAGTTGTAAGAAAAAAGCATCCAGTCTCATCAACCGGATGCCTGTAAAATGAGTTATATCAGGAAATGATTAAAAGTCGTCTTCTTCTGCAAAGCGGTCTAATCCTTCATAATCCAGATCATCATAACCACCTTCAAAATCGTCATCATCATCATCGTCTAAAGGCCTTTTTTTAGCTTTAGCATCTACAGACTTATCTGACTTTTTCGGATTAGCGCTTTTAGAGGGTGCTTTTTTGTCGTTCTTTTTAGGCGTTGCCATTTGACTTAAAACTTAATTAGTGAAATGTATAAGCAATATAGAAATTTGTCCCTTTTACCTGCAAATTTAAGGTCTGACAAAAATAAAGAAAATCAATAATCTGCAAAAAGGCTGAATAAATTTATTCAGCCTGATCTCCAATGCTATCGGTTTCTGTCACCAGTTCTTTCATCTGTGGAAGTTCGCTGATGCTGTTAATACCGAAATAATCCATAAACATAGGGCTTGTGCCATACAAAAGCGGTTTACCCACCGACTCAGACTTACCGGTGATACTGATCAGCTCTTTTTCCAGCAGTTTTTGAATAGTATAATCGCAGTTTACACCACGTATCTGTTCCACTTCCAGTTTTGTAATGGGCTGCCGGTAAGCAATTATAGCCAGTGTTTCAATAGCGGCCTGGCTCAGTTTCTTTTTTGATCGTTGCAGTTGCAACTGGTTTATTGCCTGGTGATATTCTTTTTTGGTTAAAAACTGATAACCGTTACCTGTTTTCACTAGCGCTATAGCAAAATGTGCATCATTGTATTTGATGCGTATTTCTTCAATATATTTTAAAATATCCTCAGGCGAAAAATCTGTATTAAAAACGCTTTGAAGGCAGTATTGCAGCTCTTCCAGCCTGATGCTTTGTTCTGATGCAAAAATCAGGGCTTCAATGTTTTGCGCTATGTGATCCATCTGTTACAAAGATATTATATGCTTTACAACTTATGGCTATCGTTATTATATAAATCCAAAGAACATTACAATCACGTATATGTAATAAATATAAATCAATTTTTTTCACTTAAAAACAAACTTCTATCTTTTATGGAAACATCTACAAAGGGGGCTCCACAGCAGGGTGGAATGGCCAGGAGACAGTTTTTGCGTTATGCTGGAGCTGGAGCTGCAATTACTGCCGGAGTTTTATCATTAGAATCATGCTCAAAAAATCACGATGTGTACAATGATCACATCGATCTTGGCTCGGGCGACCCGGCAATTTTAAACTATGCCTATGCGCTTGAACAATTAGAAGCCGCATTTTACACGCAGGTTGCTGCTACTCCGTATTCGGGCATCAGCGCACAGGAATCTGCTTACCTGACAGACATCCGCGATCATGAAATTGCTCACCGTGAGTTTTTCAAAGCTGCTTTACAAGGTAATGCTATTCCAGGTTTAACGCCCGATTTCAGTTCTATCGATTTTACAAGCCGTACAAGTGTACTTGGCGCTGCCAAGGCATTTGAAGATTTAGGTGTATCTGCTTACAACGGTGTAGGTTACATGATCAAAACAGCTGATTATTTAACACTGGCAGGTAAAATAGTTTCTGTAGAAGCGCGCCATGCTGCGTTAATACGCGAACTGATTACACCAAACACGTTTATAGATTCGAGCGTGGTGGATATTGCTAACACCAGTTTAGAGATTTCTAAAACACCTGCACAAGTGCTTACTGTTGCCAACAAATATCTTTCTGGTAAAAAAATCACTTTCTCAAGTGTTGGTTATTATTATTAATCTATCCTATAAAGACATATTATCATGAACTTACTTAACTTAATTGAAGATATACAAACGGCCGATCCTGAATTTAAAGACAGGATAAGCCCTCGTCGTGCTGCTATTAAAAACATCACCAGTTTTGGTTCAAAAGTAGCTGTAGCAGCATTACCATTTGCTTTTTCAACATTATTTAAAAAGGCTTACGGTCAAACATCAACTTCAAGCGTTACTGACGTTTTAAACTTTGCTTTAACCGCCGAGTACCTTGAGTCATCTTTTTATAATACCTACATTAATAAATCATACATTGCTGCAAGCGATAAGCCAGGTTTACAACTGATTACTACAGATGAGAATAATCACGTAAAATTCCTTAAATCGGTGTTAGGCAGTTCAGCCATTGCGTCACCAACGTTTGATTTTTCTGGCGGTTCTGGCTCGGGTACAGGCCCTTTTGCAAGTGTTGAAACCAGCTATGATACTTTTTTAGCGCTTGCACAGGCATTTGAGGATACCGGTGTGCGCGCTTATAAAGGCCAGGCTGCAAATTTATTGGGTAATCAAACGGTTTTAACCGCGGCGCTCAATATTCACTCTGTAGAGGCTCGCCATGCTTCGTACCTGCGCAGGCTGCGTCAGTTACGTGGTGTTGCTGTTAAGCCGTGG encodes the following:
- the scpB gene encoding SMC-Scp complex subunit ScpB, which gives rise to MDHIAQNIEALIFASEQSIRLEELQYCLQSVFNTDFSPEDILKYIEEIRIKYNDAHFAIALVKTGNGYQFLTKKEYHQAINQLQLQRSKKKLSQAAIETLAIIAYRQPITKLEVEQIRGVNCDYTIQKLLEKELISITGKSESVGKPLLYGTSPMFMDYFGINSISELPQMKELVTETDSIGDQAE
- a CDS encoding ferritin-like domain-containing protein gives rise to the protein METSTKGAPQQGGMARRQFLRYAGAGAAITAGVLSLESCSKNHDVYNDHIDLGSGDPAILNYAYALEQLEAAFYTQVAATPYSGISAQESAYLTDIRDHEIAHREFFKAALQGNAIPGLTPDFSSIDFTSRTSVLGAAKAFEDLGVSAYNGVGYMIKTADYLTLAGKIVSVEARHAALIRELITPNTFIDSSVVDIANTSLEISKTPAQVLTVANKYLSGKKITFSSVGYYY
- a CDS encoding ferritin-like domain-containing protein; this encodes MNLLNLIEDIQTADPEFKDRISPRRAAIKNITSFGSKVAVAALPFAFSTLFKKAYGQTSTSSVTDVLNFALTAEYLESSFYNTYINKSYIAASDKPGLQLITTDENNHVKFLKSVLGSSAIASPTFDFSGGSGSGTGPFASVETSYDTFLALAQAFEDTGVRAYKGQAANLLGNQTVLTAALNIHSVEARHASYLRRLRQLRGVAVKPWITGTTSGIPIAAAAAVYAGEDNTTQAGVNISTIVSANAATESFDEILTKDQVVTILSLFIKK